A stretch of DNA from Candidatus Izemoplasma sp.:
AGAAATTGATTTTAAAGATGCCTATGAAAATATGGGAGCCAAACTCGTTCAAGAAGTTGCCTCAAAAACAAATGATCAAGCAGGTGATGGGACAACAACAGCAACTGTTTTAGCACAAGCTGTCATACATGAAGGATTACGTGCCGTAGACAAAGGCGCTAATCCAGTCTTATTAAAAGAAGGAATGGATTTAGCAAGCAAAAAAATCTCTAAGCTATTACTGGATAAAACCCGTACACTAGAAACAAGCCAAGATATTGCAAGTGTGGCTAGTATTTCTTCTGGTAGTGAAGAAATAGGTGAAATCATTGCCCATGCAATGGACAAGGTTGGTCGTAATGGTGTCATAAATGTTGATGAGTCAAAAGGGTTCGAAACTGAATTAGAACTTGTTGAAGGTATGCAATATGATAAGGGGTATATTTCTCCTTACATGGTATCTGATACAGAAAAAATGGAAGTTGACTTAGAGAATGCTTATATTTTAGTCACAGATCAAAAAATATCGACTATCAAAGATATTCTACCTTTACTAGAAAGTGTTGTTGAATCCAACAAACCACTATTTATTATCGCAGATGATATTGAAAATGAAGTAGTATCTACATTAATTGTTAATAAGCTAAGAGGAACATTTAATGTTGTTGCTACAAAAGCCCCTGGATTCGGTGATAATCAAAAAGAAATGCTAATGGATATTGCTGCATTAACAGGAGCTAAATTCTATGCAAAAGATCTTAATATGCACATTAAAGATATGTCAATTGAGGATTTAGGTACAGCTAAAAAGATAGCTGTCACCAAAGACTCAACTACTATTTTAGAAGGTGCTGGAAACAAAAAAGATATTGATGAACGTGTTAAAACAATTAAAGAGCGATTAAACAATGCTT
This window harbors:
- the groL gene encoding chaperonin GroEL (60 kDa chaperone family; promotes refolding of misfolded polypeptides especially under stressful conditions; forms two stacked rings of heptamers to form a barrel-shaped 14mer; ends can be capped by GroES; misfolded proteins enter the barrel where they are refolded when GroES binds), encoding MAKQILYSRDAREKMLKGVDKLADTVKVTLGPKGRNVILEKSYGSPLITNDGVTIAKEIDFKDAYENMGAKLVQEVASKTNDQAGDGTTTATVLAQAVIHEGLRAVDKGANPVLLKEGMDLASKKISKLLLDKTRTLETSQDIASVASISSGSEEIGEIIAHAMDKVGRNGVINVDESKGFETELELVEGMQYDKGYISPYMVSDTEKMEVDLENAYILVTDQKISTIKDILPLLESVVESNKPLFIIADDIENEVVSTLIVNKLRGTFNVVATKAPGFGDNQKEMLMDIAALTGAKFYAKDLNMHIKDMSIEDLGTAKKIAVTKDSTTILEGAGNKKDIDERVKTIKERLNNASSDYNKKQLKERLGKLTDGVAMLKVGATTETELKEKKLRIEDALNATKAAVDEGIVIGGGSILIDIYNELKGTLTHDDLDTQKGINIVLESLLKPLYQIAENAGYDGIEIVEKQKTQKPNIGFNAKTGQWVNMLDAGIIDPTKVTRNAVLNASSIAAMFVTTEAAVVSIEEEKSTQTPPTNPGLY